CAGGCCAAACTTCTTTTCTCCTTCTAATCTGCCCGTATTTGACGCGATATTTTTCACATCCAAAAGTTGGGCGAGTCTTTTGAGGAGGTAGAGTTCCTCGTTCGTCAAAAGGGGCGACCCGATGATGGCCACTGATTGGGGAGACTCTTCTTTTATACTATTTATCTTTTCCACTACTGTGTCCAGTGCTTTATCCCAGGTAGTGGCTTCAAAGCCTTCTCCGACCCTGATTATCGGCTCTTTCAGCCTTTTTGCATTTTGAATCTCTTTAAACCCGTATCTGCCCCGGTCGCATATCCAGTACTGGTTGACCTCCAGGTTTACCCTGGGTCTTATTCTTGCAACTCGACCTTTTCTGGGGTCAACTCCCACCGTTATATTGCATCCGTTGCTACAGAGGGGACAAACGGAGTCGGTAAATTTCCAATACCATACCCGCTCCTCATGAAGGGTGTCTTTGTCGAGAAGGGCGCCGACCGGACAAAGGTCGATTACGTTTCCGGCCAGGTCGTTGTCTAAGGTCCTGCCGGGGAAAATGACGATCTTTTTCCTGAACCCGCGCGACTGATAACCAAGCTCGCCGGTCTTGGTGACCTCTTCGGTGAACCGAACGCATCTAGTGCACATGATACAGCGATTGGGGTCGTACATTATCTTGTCGCTGAGGTAGTACTTTCTTCTTACCTTTTTCTCCTCGGGCCCGTCAAAGCGGCTATAACCGGGGCCGTGTTTGAAAGTGGTGAGCTGTAAGGGACATTCTCCGCCCTTGTCGCAGATGGGACAATCCAGAGGATGGTTTATGAGCGTGAACTCGACTGTAGCTCTCCGCGCTTTGATCGCCTTTTCGGTGTTGGTTTTTACTATCAGCCCTTCTCTCACAAAGGTGTTGCAGGCGGGCATCACCTTGGGAACGCCTTCCACCTCCACCAGACACTGCCGGCACTGGGCCACGATGCTTAGGGCCGGATGGTAACAGAAATGGGGAACATCGATTCCAATTCTGGCCGCCGCTTGAATAAGATTTAAACCGTCCTCGACCTCGATTTCCTTTCCGTCTATGGTGAGCTTGGGCATAAAGTTCCTTGTTATGAATGGGTAAAAAGATTGTATCTGACCCACTCTTCATTCGCAAGTTTATGCGGGCCACGGAGTGATAATTGGAATCAGTAATTTCTTCAACTTTATTTAACGTAATAATTCTAAGTTCGGCTGCACGGAGATTACTACAAGTTAAAAGAAGTTAAATTTTATAATCATGGAAAATTAAAAAGGTAGGATTTTTGCCTAAGTATCCTCGTTTGTGGATCTATTTTCATCTGTTAATTTTTGTTTCTTCCCTTCTTGATCTTCTCTAGTAGGCTTTGTGTCTTCTTCTTCATCATCATAAAAGTCCTTGTCCAGGGTTTGTCTCAGCTCGTCCTTGGCTCTCTGTAGCTGCCTCATACCCCGGCCGATTGTCCTGGCGATCTTGGGGATTTCCTTCGGCCCAAGAACAAGTATGGCAATTAAAAGGATTATCAGTATCTCACTGGTACCGATGCCGAACATTGTATTTAGAATAGAAATATTTGTTCGCCGAGTTTTATAAAAAGCTAGCACATCAGGCATGATTGTTCAAATTAATACTAATAAGGTACTGAGGCAAAATGTATGGTACTATAAACCTTTCGTACGATACTGGAAATTCTCCAGTGGCTGACGGGATAGCCAGTCGATAATAAAAAATTAAAGGGGGGAATAATAATATGAAAGCGATAATTTATCACCAGTTCGGCGGCGTCGAGGTGCTCAAATACGAGGACGTACCCAAACCGGAGGTCGGGGATAACGAGGTTCTCGTCTCGGTAAAAGCTGCCTCCTTGAACCAACTAGACCTGCGCTTGAGGTCCGGAAAATCTCCGAGACCGGTTGACCTGCCTCACATCGGCGGGGTGGATATTGCCGGAGATGTGGCGGAGGTAGGGAAGGGGGTAACTGATGTTAAAGTGGGAACGCGTGTGGTTGTGGACCCAACAGTGAAAGCCGGTGAAACGGTAAAGGTTGTTGGTGTCAACCTGTATGGCGGATTTGCCGAATATGTGAAGGTGCCGGCAGGAAATGTTGTTCCTATTCCGGACAATCTTTCGTATGACCTTGCTTGCACCCTTCCTATCTGTTATGTGACCGCCTGGTACGGACTCTTTGACCGGGGGAACCTTAAGCCCGGTGAGACGGTGCTTGTCCATGCGGCAGGGAGCGGAACCGGGAGTGCGGCAATCGAAGTAGCAAAGTTATCCGGGGCCTATGTTGTTGCCACAGCTGGTACAGACGAGAAGCTAGCCAAAGCAAAGGAGCTGGGGGCGGACGAAGTCATTAATTACAACACGTCTGACTTTGCGGAGGAGGTCAAGAGAATAACGAATAAGAGAGGGGTGGACGTAATTTTCGACCAGATCGGGGGGTCGGTGTGGGATAAAAACCTTCAGTCGCTGGCTTCACAAGGGAGGTTACTC
The sequence above is drawn from the Thermodesulfobacteriota bacterium genome and encodes:
- a CDS encoding molybdopterin-dependent oxidoreductase, encoding MPKLTIDGKEIEVEDGLNLIQAAARIGIDVPHFCYHPALSIVAQCRQCLVEVEGVPKVMPACNTFVREGLIVKTNTEKAIKARRATVEFTLINHPLDCPICDKGGECPLQLTTFKHGPGYSRFDGPEEKKVRRKYYLSDKIMYDPNRCIMCTRCVRFTEEVTKTGELGYQSRGFRKKIVIFPGRTLDNDLAGNVIDLCPVGALLDKDTLHEERVWYWKFTDSVCPLCSNGCNITVGVDPRKGRVARIRPRVNLEVNQYWICDRGRYGFKEIQNAKRLKEPIIRVGEGFEATTWDKALDTVVEKINSIKEESPQSVAIIGSPLLTNEELYLLKRLAQLLDVKNIASNTGRLEGEKKFGLLSSDTFPNSAGVEDLGLASGLRQIVQSILEGKIRALYVVGEDLFDVVSDGEKNKITEALSRLSFLAVQDFKLTETVKLAHVILSGASPYEKDGTFTNDRGRVQRVKKAIYPPGDAKPDWEILTLLGNRFQKEIFRYNSPSQIMSEISEKVTMYKGMDYDKIGPLGLKKTK
- the tatB gene encoding Sec-independent protein translocase protein TatB, which translates into the protein MFGIGTSEILIILLIAILVLGPKEIPKIARTIGRGMRQLQRAKDELRQTLDKDFYDDEEEDTKPTREDQEGKKQKLTDENRSTNEDT
- a CDS encoding zinc-binding dehydrogenase, yielding MKAIIYHQFGGVEVLKYEDVPKPEVGDNEVLVSVKAASLNQLDLRLRSGKSPRPVDLPHIGGVDIAGDVAEVGKGVTDVKVGTRVVVDPTVKAGETVKVVGVNLYGGFAEYVKVPAGNVVPIPDNLSYDLACTLPICYVTAWYGLFDRGNLKPGETVLVHAAGSGTGSAAIEVAKLSGAYVVATAGTDEKLAKAKELGADEVINYNTSDFAEEVKRITNKRGVDVIFDQIGGSVWDKNLQSLASQGRLLLVGVVGGGTASANLGPIIVRDLSIVGVTVFNAPRRDLEAVVKLTAQGRLRPVIDKKFPLKETAHAQKVLEDRNQFGKVILNP